One stretch of Flavobacterium sp. 9 DNA includes these proteins:
- a CDS encoding T9SS sorting signal type C domain-containing protein, with product MKRSLLIPSLICFPIFFYAQTTTTFSVAGSQTFVSPAGITSINVQAWGAGGAGGSSTPPPGFSGARAGSGGGGGAFASATLTITSGALLPVIVGAGGKGVSGANGNFGGFSAITGFSLKADGGKGGLVNTGNQPIGGLGGASGASVGTTTISGFPGLAGESGFVDDTGSVISSGAGGNAANGGGTGGIAITGAFVTNAGNPGNPPGGGGSGGRSSFFQSARAGGDGGDGKVIISYNCPTYSLTSAVASAVNVCSGSSSEITLTGTLPIGLYKVSYEIQGVAQTPSSMNVTTAGTGSFIATGFTAVGSKFIKITALTSGSSTVASENCTSTITQFNLATVVVNSSGTAPVALAGTGATCTQITANWQAVSGASYYELDVSTDNTFATFVTGYSARNVGNVLTFNITGLVNDTYYYRVRAYNGTCVSANSNIITYATTVAPAVPNANAGSGRTCSQITASWAAVSGATSYFLDVSTQNGANFNANMLVGYNNLNVGNVLTKDVTGLAVNTNYYYRVRATNSCATSASSSIIAYSTTTNTAAGIPATPTANAGSGQTCSQFTANWSSALRATSYIIDVSTQASGTAFTNNILAAYNGLNVGNVLTFDVTGLNANTTYYYRIRATNTCGTSANSNIIMYGTTTGGSGTPTVPTVSTPTGQTCTQITINWALATRATSYIIDVSTQPGGAFTANILPAYNGLNVGNVLTKNITGLSANTIYYYRVRATNNCGTSANSTIANTSTTPVPAVPAISPTSSTICQTDGVSLNVVSPNAAYTYVWSTGETGSSIFATAAGSYTVKAVNSGGCSSADSPAATVTVQGLPTAIAGGSATICSNQSVTVTGASATNGNIKWTFSGGAGTLTNDTTLTPTYTPVMGGAARTVVLTMTVTSTNACMPQIATAAYTINIQAAPTASISGTQSTCSNGSVTLASGEANASNGTILWTHNGAGTISAGATTLTPTYTAAAADAGKQITLTMTVTASPSCSTAYTVTDIYPVIVNAENTVTGASSSPILCINTLMPNITHTTTGATGIGASLNLPAGVSASWASNTITISGTPTESGTFSYTIPLTGGCSVVNATGTIVVNLDTVGAASTSPSICSHTIMPNITHTTPGATGIGVPVNLPTGVSASWASNTITISGTPTQSGTFNYSIPLTGGCGPVSAAGTIVVKPLPSTPISGTITQPTCSNPTGSIVLNGLLSTPTWVITQSGTVLRTYSASGTTYTISNLLPGNYNFTIEDGVNCASLPTISLEIKAPITNIWDGTVWSKGGLPLNTDSVEFSGDYQSTGDLNVCSCKIDSGKSVTINSGHTLTIEKELNVDSGAGTNLIFMNDASLVQITNAVNTGNIIYHRDTEPVRRYDFTYWSAPITRIPAYTMHDLSPGTLLDKYESYDSSADAWHINLNGTDEMKPAIGYVIRAPQNFSITAPAIYPAVFTGVPNNGDYSVPLFATKWSLIGNPYPSAIDAEEFINTNHFASPSVDVGALYFWTHNTPPSSTASTGGTYDYTSNDYAVFSLSGGISTGARLPDGTYESPPSGKIAACQSFFMQASGPDPVKFTNDMRVGGNNGEFFKTTKTRVLEKNRLWLNLTNTKGAFKQLLISYIEGASNSWDVNYDATTMESNSFIDFYSINESEKLTIQGRALPFLDTDKVPLGYKTTIAGDFTIAIDHADGLFNNQGVYLEDKLTGKVTNLKAGNYTFTTAIGTFTDRFTISYIDKTLGTGDFENPENDVLVSVKDKIIKVTSTKESLREVVLFDVSGKMLYHKNKITNTELLISNLQSGNQVLLVRIVLENGHSTSRKVIFE from the coding sequence ATGAAAAGATCTTTACTTATTCCATCATTGATTTGTTTTCCTATTTTTTTCTACGCACAAACTACAACCACATTTTCGGTTGCAGGTTCACAAACATTTGTTAGTCCTGCGGGAATAACTTCAATCAATGTACAAGCCTGGGGTGCCGGTGGCGCCGGAGGAAGCTCGACTCCTCCTCCCGGATTTAGCGGTGCAAGAGCTGGTTCCGGAGGTGGTGGAGGTGCGTTTGCAAGTGCCACTTTGACTATAACATCCGGGGCTTTATTGCCAGTAATTGTTGGAGCCGGAGGAAAAGGAGTTTCCGGTGCAAATGGAAATTTTGGAGGTTTTTCTGCCATTACAGGATTTTCACTTAAAGCTGATGGAGGAAAAGGAGGTCTTGTAAATACAGGAAACCAACCTATAGGAGGTTTAGGAGGTGCCAGTGGAGCATCTGTTGGAACAACTACAATCTCTGGATTTCCTGGTCTTGCCGGAGAATCAGGTTTTGTTGATGATACCGGATCAGTTATTAGTTCAGGCGCTGGTGGAAACGCTGCAAATGGTGGAGGAACGGGTGGGATTGCAATTACAGGAGCCTTTGTTACTAATGCGGGTAATCCGGGGAATCCTCCGGGAGGTGGTGGTAGTGGTGGTAGATCTTCTTTTTTTCAAAGTGCCAGAGCAGGTGGAGATGGTGGAGACGGAAAAGTAATCATTTCTTATAATTGTCCAACTTATAGCCTAACCAGTGCAGTTGCTTCAGCAGTAAATGTTTGTTCCGGAAGCTCTTCAGAAATTACTTTAACAGGAACTTTACCTATTGGTCTTTATAAAGTTTCTTATGAAATACAAGGAGTCGCACAAACTCCTTCATCAATGAATGTAACAACAGCCGGAACCGGATCTTTTATTGCAACTGGTTTTACTGCTGTTGGTTCTAAATTTATAAAAATTACTGCCTTAACATCCGGATCAAGCACAGTAGCTTCTGAAAATTGTACTTCGACAATAACACAATTTAATTTAGCGACAGTTGTAGTAAATTCATCAGGAACAGCTCCGGTAGCTTTAGCAGGTACTGGTGCTACTTGTACTCAAATAACTGCTAATTGGCAAGCTGTTTCAGGTGCATCGTATTACGAATTAGATGTTTCTACAGATAATACTTTTGCGACTTTTGTTACAGGTTATAGCGCGCGTAATGTTGGCAATGTGCTTACATTTAATATAACTGGTTTGGTAAATGATACTTATTATTATAGAGTAAGAGCTTATAATGGTACTTGCGTTAGTGCTAATTCTAATATTATAACATATGCAACTACAGTAGCTCCTGCAGTGCCAAACGCAAATGCGGGTTCGGGAAGAACGTGTTCACAAATAACTGCAAGTTGGGCAGCAGTATCAGGTGCAACTAGTTATTTTTTAGATGTATCTACACAAAATGGCGCCAACTTTAATGCAAATATGTTAGTTGGCTACAATAATTTAAATGTTGGAAATGTTTTAACGAAAGATGTTACAGGATTGGCTGTAAATACAAACTATTATTATAGAGTTAGAGCTACTAATAGTTGTGCTACAAGTGCAAGTTCTAGTATTATTGCATATAGTACTACAACTAATACCGCAGCTGGAATTCCTGCAACGCCTACTGCAAATGCAGGATCAGGTCAAACATGTTCTCAATTTACAGCAAATTGGTCTTCGGCTTTAAGAGCAACAAGTTATATTATAGATGTCTCTACCCAAGCATCTGGAACTGCTTTTACAAATAATATATTAGCCGCTTACAATGGTTTGAATGTTGGAAATGTGCTTACTTTCGATGTAACCGGATTAAATGCGAATACTACATATTATTACAGAATTAGAGCTACTAATACTTGTGGTACAAGTGCTAATTCTAATATTATAATGTATGGCACTACAACGGGAGGTTCAGGAACGCCAACTGTGCCTACAGTAAGTACACCTACAGGGCAAACATGTACTCAAATTACAATAAATTGGGCTTTGGCTACTCGTGCAACAAGTTATATTATAGATGTTTCAACCCAGCCGGGCGGAGCTTTTACGGCGAATATATTACCCGCTTACAATGGTTTAAATGTTGGTAATGTGCTAACGAAAAATATTACAGGATTATCGGCAAATACGATCTATTATTATAGAGTGCGAGCAACAAATAACTGTGGAACAAGTGCAAATTCTACAATAGCAAACACTTCAACTACGCCTGTGCCTGCGGTTCCTGCTATTTCACCAACTTCTAGCACAATTTGTCAGACAGATGGAGTAAGTCTTAATGTAGTTAGTCCTAATGCTGCATATACATATGTTTGGTCTACAGGAGAAACGGGTTCATCTATATTTGCTACTGCAGCCGGTAGTTATACTGTAAAAGCAGTTAATTCAGGTGGATGTTCAAGTGCAGATTCTCCGGCGGCAACCGTAACAGTACAAGGTTTGCCCACTGCAATTGCTGGCGGAAGTGCAACAATATGTTCTAATCAATCTGTAACCGTAACAGGAGCATCGGCAACAAATGGAAATATAAAATGGACGTTTAGCGGTGGTGCAGGTACTTTAACAAATGATACTACATTGACACCGACCTATACTCCGGTTATGGGGGGAGCTGCTAGAACAGTTGTTTTAACAATGACAGTTACAAGTACTAATGCTTGTATGCCACAAATCGCCACAGCAGCTTATACTATAAATATTCAGGCTGCACCTACAGCGTCAATTTCCGGTACGCAAAGTACGTGTTCAAACGGATCAGTTACACTCGCGAGCGGAGAGGCAAACGCTTCAAACGGAACCATTTTATGGACACATAATGGCGCTGGAACAATTTCGGCAGGAGCCACAACATTAACACCTACATATACAGCCGCAGCCGCCGATGCTGGAAAACAGATTACATTAACGATGACCGTAACTGCTTCGCCATCGTGTTCTACAGCTTACACAGTCACAGATATCTATCCGGTTATTGTTAACGCAGAAAACACTGTTACAGGAGCTTCTTCCTCTCCAATATTATGTATAAATACCTTGATGCCTAATATTACGCATACTACTACTGGCGCAACAGGAATTGGAGCATCGTTAAATTTGCCTGCGGGAGTTTCTGCAAGTTGGGCATCCAATACAATTACGATAAGTGGTACGCCAACAGAGTCGGGGACTTTTAGTTATACTATTCCATTAACGGGAGGTTGTAGTGTAGTGAATGCAACCGGAACAATTGTTGTAAATTTAGATACAGTTGGAGCAGCGTCAACATCTCCATCAATTTGTTCTCACACTATAATGCCAAATATTACACATACCACTCCTGGTGCAACGGGAATTGGTGTGCCGGTAAATTTACCAACAGGAGTTTCTGCAAGTTGGGCATCCAATACAATTACGATAAGTGGTACTCCAACACAGTCAGGGACTTTTAATTATAGTATTCCATTAACAGGAGGTTGTGGACCTGTTAGTGCTGCGGGAACTATTGTGGTAAAACCTTTGCCATCTACTCCAATATCCGGAACAATTACACAACCTACTTGCAGTAATCCAACAGGAAGTATTGTATTAAATGGTTTACTTTCTACACCAACATGGGTTATTACTCAAAGCGGAACTGTTTTGAGAACTTATTCGGCTTCTGGAACCACTTATACAATTTCTAATTTATTACCCGGAAATTATAATTTTACGATTGAAGATGGGGTGAATTGCGCTTCGCTACCAACAATAAGTTTAGAGATTAAGGCACCAATTACAAATATTTGGGACGGAACAGTTTGGTCCAAAGGAGGTCTTCCTTTAAATACAGATAGTGTTGAATTTTCTGGAGATTATCAATCAACAGGAGATTTAAATGTCTGCTCATGTAAGATTGATTCCGGAAAAAGTGTAACCATAAATTCAGGACATACATTAACAATAGAAAAAGAACTAAATGTTGATTCAGGAGCTGGAACTAATTTGATATTTATGAATGATGCCAGTCTGGTACAAATAACGAATGCAGTTAATACAGGAAACATTATATATCATAGAGATACAGAACCGGTTCGTCGATATGATTTTACCTATTGGTCAGCGCCAATAACCAGAATTCCAGCTTATACAATGCATGACTTGTCACCAGGGACATTATTAGACAAATATGAGAGCTATGATTCTTCAGCAGATGCATGGCATATCAATTTAAACGGAACAGATGAAATGAAACCTGCTATAGGATATGTAATCAGAGCACCACAAAATTTTTCTATTACTGCTCCTGCAATTTATCCTGCAGTTTTTACTGGTGTTCCTAATAATGGAGATTATTCAGTTCCGCTTTTTGCAACAAAATGGAGTTTAATAGGAAATCCTTATCCATCAGCAATAGATGCAGAGGAATTTATTAATACAAATCATTTCGCATCACCGTCTGTAGATGTTGGAGCTTTATACTTTTGGACACATAATACTCCTCCAAGCAGCACAGCTTCAACTGGTGGCACTTATGATTATACCAGTAACGATTATGCTGTTTTTAGTTTGTCCGGTGGAATTTCAACTGGAGCCAGATTGCCTGACGGAACTTATGAATCCCCACCATCAGGAAAAATAGCTGCTTGTCAGTCTTTCTTTATGCAGGCTTCAGGCCCGGACCCTGTTAAGTTTACAAATGACATGCGAGTTGGCGGAAACAATGGAGAGTTTTTCAAAACAACAAAAACAAGAGTTTTAGAAAAAAATCGTTTATGGCTGAATTTAACCAATACTAAGGGAGCTTTCAAACAACTGTTAATTAGTTATATCGAAGGAGCATCAAATAGTTGGGATGTTAATTATGATGCAACTACAATGGAAAGTAATAGTTTTATAGATTTTTACAGTATAAATGAAAGTGAAAAACTAACGATTCAAGGTCGGGCATTACCATTTTTAGATACTGATAAGGTTCCATTAGGATATAAAACGACCATTGCAGGCGATTTTACTATTGCAATCGATCACGCTGATGGGCTTTTCAATAATCAGGGAGTATATCTGGAAGATAAATTAACAGGAAAGGTTACAAACTTAAAAGCTGGTAATTATACATTTACAACTGCAATAGGAACTTTTACTGATCGCTTTACTATTAGTTATATAGATAAAACCCTTGGAACAGGAGATTTTGAAAATCCTGAAAATGATGTTTTGGTATCCGTAAAAGATAAAATTATAAAAGTAACATCAACTAAAGAATCACTTAGAGAAGTTGTCCTGTTTGACGTTTCAGGAAAAATGCTTTATCATAAAAATAAAATAACGAATACTGAATTGTTGATATCAAATTTGCAATCCGGAAATCAGGTTCTACTGGTTAGAATTGTTTTAGAAAATGGGCATTCAACCTCCAGAAAGGTTATATTTGAGTGA
- a CDS encoding T9SS sorting signal type C domain-containing protein produces MIRKLFCSLILISSTFTPQLYAQQGKVDITFNTFDDGLNGDGFDNTVRTLSLQLDEKLIVGGDYLSLNGIPCTYLTRLKPDGTIDLSFNTGTGFNGKVYTTHIQPDGKILVGGSFTSYNGVSSGRLIRLNKDGTNDTSFNTSIAATTGIIYNICPQPDGKIIIVGSFTKYNNITVNRIARLLPNGTLDSTFITGSGSSVIISNARVLATGKILISGNFLEFNGTSKNKIARLNYDGSVDETFNIGTGFNDDIDAIAVQEDGKIILGGSFTTYNGIIANRIIRLNEDGTIDNSLLSGSGINGGAVQTVKIDAAGRIMVGGSFAGLYNGNAINRVFLLNSNGTLNSDFDIESGPGSGSVLALINDSNGSWYIGGSFLTFDGQNQGRLVKVNPDGDHDSSYLSAGVGFDNSVLKILPLEDNKTMIFGSFTKFNGDPIFRIARLLENGFSDLSFNSNKSGANNLIKSAVLQSDGKIVFGGNFTKYNDVISNRITRVFPDGTIDTNFNIGSGFNSQIYAMAIQSDGKVIVAGNFTAYNGSTGVGRIIRLLSDGSRDNSFNTGLGADAIIEAILIQPDGKILAGGRFNSFNGNSFARLVRLNSDGSIDSGFNIGEGFDKNIYVIALQSDQKIIIGGSFLSYNKAAQKRILRLNSNGGLDTTFDSGTGFSKGEVRSILVQPDDRILVGGTFSGTYKKLPSQRFIRLLKNGDNDVSFDAPLNNTLFAMSFTSDYRLLIGGNFNSVSKITKHRIARLKLCVDSTIWNGISWDNGKPSVGKEVFFRENFASLTTTNICSCSIDEGKTVTLLSGNTLGIEFSYIGLGTLVLEDSASLYQSDDDMINTGIIHFKRKTKPVLRYDFTYWSSPVENQKLIDVSPNTLLDKYQSYDSLSESWTFEKPSNIMIVGKGYVIRAPQNFSITERSVFEATFKGIPNNGKIKVDLGTEDSYNLVGNPYPSAINADVFLMNNALKIKGALYFWTHNTPITNFKYTADDYATYNLLGGVSTAATTLVSAITEPNGAIAAGQSFFLQSKDLGFASFTNEMRIVGRNERFFKPANRDKVSNENTIEKHRFWLNLRNNEGIFKQILLGYIDGATNELDDKYDALSMIGNQYVDFYSIIENKKLVIQGRALPFTENDSIVLGFKVGIEGNFNFSIDHKDGIFEKTNFFIEDKDLKTIHNLSQSPYFFNSSIGTFSDRFIVKFTDKTLSIGNFEVQDNDVVVWEKDKMIFITAKNQNINGVVVFDISGKRIYRKNKLDTSKLTIQNLFSAHQILLVKVTLENGNSITKKIPF; encoded by the coding sequence TTGATTAGAAAATTATTTTGTTCCTTGATTTTAATTAGTTCGACATTTACGCCACAACTTTATGCACAGCAAGGCAAAGTCGATATAACTTTTAACACATTTGATGATGGCCTAAATGGAGATGGTTTCGACAATACAGTCAGAACTTTATCGCTGCAATTAGATGAAAAGCTAATAGTAGGAGGTGATTATTTAAGCCTTAACGGAATACCATGTACTTATTTAACCCGTTTAAAACCTGACGGAACTATTGACTTAAGTTTTAATACCGGAACTGGTTTCAATGGAAAAGTATATACAACTCACATTCAGCCTGACGGCAAAATACTAGTTGGCGGAAGTTTTACATCTTACAATGGCGTAAGTTCAGGAAGGTTAATTCGTCTAAATAAAGATGGAACAAACGACACATCCTTTAATACATCGATCGCGGCCACAACAGGAATTATCTATAATATTTGTCCGCAACCAGATGGCAAAATTATTATTGTAGGCAGTTTTACAAAATATAATAATATTACAGTAAATCGAATTGCACGTTTACTTCCAAATGGAACCTTAGATTCTACTTTTATTACAGGTTCCGGTTCATCAGTAATTATTTCAAATGCCAGAGTTTTAGCCACTGGAAAAATTCTGATTTCCGGAAATTTTTTAGAATTTAATGGCACTTCAAAGAATAAAATTGCCCGTTTAAATTATGATGGAAGCGTAGACGAAACCTTTAATATCGGAACAGGTTTTAATGATGATATCGATGCAATAGCAGTTCAGGAAGATGGTAAAATTATTCTGGGCGGAAGCTTCACAACCTACAACGGAATTATAGCAAATAGAATCATACGTCTAAACGAAGACGGTACCATAGACAATAGTTTATTATCGGGCTCGGGCATAAACGGAGGAGCGGTTCAAACAGTCAAAATAGATGCTGCGGGTCGAATAATGGTTGGAGGATCTTTCGCTGGCTTATATAATGGCAATGCAATTAATAGAGTTTTTCTTTTAAATTCTAATGGAACTCTAAATTCAGATTTTGATATAGAATCCGGACCAGGTTCAGGCTCTGTTTTAGCATTAATAAATGACTCAAATGGCTCGTGGTATATTGGAGGATCTTTTTTAACTTTTGACGGGCAAAATCAAGGCAGATTAGTAAAAGTTAACCCAGATGGAGATCATGATAGTAGTTACCTGTCTGCAGGAGTTGGTTTTGATAATTCGGTTTTAAAAATTTTGCCATTAGAAGATAATAAAACAATGATTTTTGGAAGTTTTACCAAATTTAATGGCGACCCAATTTTTAGAATCGCCCGACTTTTAGAGAACGGATTCTCTGATCTATCTTTTAATTCTAATAAATCAGGAGCAAATAATCTCATAAAATCTGCCGTATTACAATCAGACGGGAAAATTGTTTTTGGAGGAAACTTTACAAAGTATAACGATGTAATCTCCAATCGGATAACCAGAGTTTTTCCTGATGGAACAATTGATACTAATTTTAATATCGGATCCGGATTCAATAGTCAGATATATGCAATGGCAATCCAGTCAGATGGAAAAGTAATTGTTGCAGGCAATTTTACCGCCTATAATGGTTCAACCGGAGTGGGAAGAATTATTAGATTATTGTCAGATGGTTCTCGTGATAATAGCTTTAATACAGGCCTTGGTGCTGACGCTATTATTGAGGCGATTTTAATTCAGCCTGACGGAAAAATTTTGGCAGGAGGAAGATTTAATAGTTTTAATGGAAATAGTTTCGCTCGTTTAGTCCGCTTAAATTCCGACGGAAGTATTGATTCCGGTTTTAATATTGGCGAAGGTTTCGATAAAAACATCTATGTAATCGCACTACAATCTGATCAGAAAATAATCATTGGAGGTTCTTTTTTAAGCTATAACAAAGCTGCACAAAAACGAATACTTCGGCTAAACTCTAATGGTGGTTTAGATACTACATTTGATTCAGGTACAGGTTTTAGCAAAGGAGAAGTTCGCAGTATTCTTGTTCAGCCCGATGATAGAATTCTGGTAGGAGGAACTTTCTCCGGAACCTACAAAAAATTGCCTTCTCAGCGGTTTATACGGTTGTTGAAAAATGGGGATAATGATGTCTCTTTTGATGCTCCTTTGAACAATACTCTTTTTGCAATGAGTTTTACATCAGATTATAGACTATTAATAGGAGGGAATTTTAATTCTGTTTCCAAAATTACAAAACATAGAATTGCACGTCTGAAACTCTGCGTTGATTCTACAATCTGGAATGGCATTTCCTGGGATAATGGAAAGCCATCAGTTGGTAAGGAAGTGTTTTTTAGAGAAAATTTTGCTTCCTTGACAACTACAAATATTTGTAGTTGCTCTATTGACGAAGGAAAAACAGTCACATTATTAAGTGGTAATACTTTAGGAATTGAATTTTCATATATAGGTTTAGGAACGTTAGTATTAGAAGATTCAGCGAGTTTATATCAATCAGACGATGATATGATAAATACAGGAATTATTCATTTTAAAAGAAAAACAAAGCCAGTCTTAAGATATGATTTTACCTATTGGTCTTCTCCCGTGGAAAATCAAAAATTGATCGATGTTTCTCCAAATACGTTATTGGATAAATATCAATCTTATGATAGTTTGTCAGAAAGCTGGACATTCGAGAAACCTTCCAATATCATGATTGTAGGCAAAGGATATGTTATTAGAGCGCCACAGAATTTTTCAATTACAGAACGATCTGTATTTGAAGCTACTTTTAAAGGGATTCCGAATAATGGAAAAATAAAGGTTGATTTGGGAACGGAGGACAGTTATAATTTAGTTGGAAATCCCTATCCGTCGGCAATTAATGCGGATGTTTTTTTGATGAATAATGCCTTAAAAATAAAAGGAGCACTTTATTTCTGGACTCATAATACACCAATAACCAATTTTAAATATACAGCTGATGACTACGCAACTTATAATTTACTTGGAGGAGTTAGTACCGCCGCAACGACTTTGGTTTCTGCTATAACAGAGCCGAATGGTGCGATTGCAGCAGGACAATCTTTTTTTCTGCAAAGTAAAGATTTAGGATTTGCCAGTTTTACCAACGAAATGAGAATTGTGGGAAGAAACGAACGTTTTTTTAAACCTGCAAACCGAGATAAAGTTTCAAATGAAAATACAATTGAAAAACATAGATTTTGGTTGAACCTAAGAAATAATGAAGGTATATTTAAACAAATTCTACTTGGTTATATTGATGGAGCGACCAACGAACTTGATGATAAGTATGATGCTCTAAGTATGATTGGTAATCAGTATGTGGATTTCTATAGTATTATTGAAAATAAAAAATTAGTAATTCAGGGACGTGCTCTGCCTTTTACCGAAAATGATTCTATTGTATTGGGTTTTAAAGTAGGAATCGAAGGTAATTTTAATTTTAGTATTGATCACAAAGACGGGATTTTTGAGAAAACAAATTTTTTTATTGAAGATAAAGATTTGAAGACCATTCATAATTTGTCTCAATCACCCTATTTCTTTAATTCTTCAATAGGAACCTTTAGCGATCGTTTTATAGTAAAATTTACTGATAAAACATTAAGTATTGGCAATTTTGAGGTTCAGGACAATGATGTTGTAGTTTGGGAAAAAGATAAAATGATTTTTATTACTGCCAAAAATCAAAATATAAATGGAGTTGTTGTTTTTGATATTTCTGGAAAAAGAATCTATAGAAAAAATAAATTGGATACAAGTAAATTAACCATTCAGAATTTGTTTTCAGCACATCAAATTTTACTTGTAAAAGTGACATTGGAAAATGGAAATTCGATAACAAAAAAAATACCTTTTTAA